In Pseudorasbora parva isolate DD20220531a chromosome 20, ASM2467924v1, whole genome shotgun sequence, a single window of DNA contains:
- the rad51ap1 gene encoding RAD51-associated protein 1 isoform X2, with product MDRPSRNRKAVNYSVFQDDDDEDFACEKPPPKKPRTAVKDLDSERNHKTSASPKEDVDLISSGSRKRTSLDDKLYDRDLEAALTLSLLDTSRTEDGEPTTKTDDRDASQPVQCSPPPVLVHCSADGNHLVGDSHPPSDSPPVLSNCSIDDKSLGLNLISLDASPSSVSKKTEPSEKQRKPPKEKDNKDDEDFQPENIPDSESDADFTEEDESEDETFTVKKKNVVKLKTEKKPPPPVKDKKEKKEKKPTKASKAKSSAPSPAICRSPAAPASGLKKMPNTPPLSKPALCSSPAGGRLAKTCKWNPPGLVGRGPGGSQNTPVKSPGQGLRLGLSRMARVKPLHPNAVN from the exons ATGGACCGCCCTTCCAG AAATAGGAAAGCTGTTAACTACTCAGTCTTCCAAGACGATGACG ATGAGGACTTTGCCTGTGAGAAACCTCCTCCCAAAAAACCTCGAACGGCTGTCAAAGACCTTGATTCAGAGAGAAACCACAAGACAAGTGCATCTCCAAAGGAAGATGTTGATCTCATCAGCTCTGGAAGCAGGAAGAG GACGTCTCTGGATGATAAACTTTATGACCGAGATTTGGAGGCAGCTCTAACATTGTCCTTACTGGACACTTCAAGAACAGAAGATGGAGAGCCTACAACCAAAACCG ATGATCGTGATGCATCTCAGCCTGTTCAATGTTCACCACCACCCGTTCTGGTGCACTGCAGTGCTGATGGGAATCATTTag taggtGACAGTCATCCTCCTTCAGACTCTCCTCCTGTGTTGTCAAATTGTAGCATCGATGACAAAAGTTTAG GGCTGAATCTGATCAGTTTAGACGCCTCCCCTTCCAGTGTTTCCAAAAAAACTGAACCCTcagaaaagcagagaaaaccTCCGAAGGAGAAAGACAACAAAGACGATGAGGACTTCCAGCCGGAAAACATACCAG ATTCGGAGAGTGATGCAGACTTCACCGAAGAAGATGAGAGTGAAGACGAGACATTCACAGTGAAGAAGAAAAATGTGGTGAAACTAAAGACAGAAAAGAAGCCCCCACCTCCTGTGAAGGACAAGaaggaaaagaaagagaaaaagccAACGAAAGCCTCGAAAGCTAAAAGctcag CTCCCAGCCCAGCGATCTGTCGGAGTCCAGCTGCTCCAGCATCTGGACTGAAGAAGATGCCCAATACTCCACCTCTCTCTAAACCTGCACTCTGCTCCAGTCCTGCAGGGGGCAGACTTGCCAAGACCTGCAAGTGGAATCCCCCTG GTCTGGTTGGTCGTGGTCCCGGTGGGTCCCAGAATACACCTGTGAAGTCTCCTGGACAGGGGCTGCGTTTAGGACTTTCACGTATGGCTCGAGTCAAACCCCTTCACCCTAATGCTGTAAACTAA
- the rad51ap1 gene encoding RAD51-associated protein 1 isoform X3 gives MDRPSRNRKAVNYSVFQDDDDEDFACEKPPPKKPRTAVKDLDSERNHKTSASPKEDVDLISSGSRKRTSLDDKLYDRDLEAALTLSLLDTSRTEDGEPTTKTDDRDASQPVQCSPPPVLVHCSADGNHLGDSHPPSDSPPVLSNCSIDDKSLGLNLISLDASPSSVSKKTEPSEKQRKPPKEKDNKDDEDFQPENIPADSESDADFTEEDESEDETFTVKKKNVVKLKTEKKPPPPVKDKKEKKEKKPTKASKAKSSAPSPAICRSPAAPASGLKKMPNTPPLSKPALCSSPAGGRLAKTCKWNPPGLVGRGPGGSQNTPVKSPGQGLRLGLSRMARVKPLHPNAVN, from the exons ATGGACCGCCCTTCCAG AAATAGGAAAGCTGTTAACTACTCAGTCTTCCAAGACGATGACG ATGAGGACTTTGCCTGTGAGAAACCTCCTCCCAAAAAACCTCGAACGGCTGTCAAAGACCTTGATTCAGAGAGAAACCACAAGACAAGTGCATCTCCAAAGGAAGATGTTGATCTCATCAGCTCTGGAAGCAGGAAGAG GACGTCTCTGGATGATAAACTTTATGACCGAGATTTGGAGGCAGCTCTAACATTGTCCTTACTGGACACTTCAAGAACAGAAGATGGAGAGCCTACAACCAAAACCG ATGATCGTGATGCATCTCAGCCTGTTCAATGTTCACCACCACCCGTTCTGGTGCACTGCAGTGCTGATGGGAATCATTTag gtGACAGTCATCCTCCTTCAGACTCTCCTCCTGTGTTGTCAAATTGTAGCATCGATGACAAAAGTTTAG GGCTGAATCTGATCAGTTTAGACGCCTCCCCTTCCAGTGTTTCCAAAAAAACTGAACCCTcagaaaagcagagaaaaccTCCGAAGGAGAAAGACAACAAAGACGATGAGGACTTCCAGCCGGAAAACATACCAG CAGATTCGGAGAGTGATGCAGACTTCACCGAAGAAGATGAGAGTGAAGACGAGACATTCACAGTGAAGAAGAAAAATGTGGTGAAACTAAAGACAGAAAAGAAGCCCCCACCTCCTGTGAAGGACAAGaaggaaaagaaagagaaaaagccAACGAAAGCCTCGAAAGCTAAAAGctcag CTCCCAGCCCAGCGATCTGTCGGAGTCCAGCTGCTCCAGCATCTGGACTGAAGAAGATGCCCAATACTCCACCTCTCTCTAAACCTGCACTCTGCTCCAGTCCTGCAGGGGGCAGACTTGCCAAGACCTGCAAGTGGAATCCCCCTG GTCTGGTTGGTCGTGGTCCCGGTGGGTCCCAGAATACACCTGTGAAGTCTCCTGGACAGGGGCTGCGTTTAGGACTTTCACGTATGGCTCGAGTCAAACCCCTTCACCCTAATGCTGTAAACTAA
- the fgf6b gene encoding fibroblast growth factor 6b produces MAIAQRFLISMSCEANAQHWPRTAVLLLGLLLVGIVSSSPLPSWSNRTTLLEKRWESLFSRSVLGISGERPEQNWENDYLLGIKRVRRLYCNVGIGFHLQVLPDGKINGVHNENQYSLIEISTVARGVVSLYGVKSELFVAMNSRGRLYGTATFKDECKFKETLLPNNYNAYESSVYKGFYVALSKHGRVKRGNKATTAMTVTHFLPRI; encoded by the exons ATGGCCATTGCGCAAAGGTTCCTCATCAGTATGTCCTGCGAGGCCAACGCGCAACACTGGCCAAGGACTGCCGTTCTGCTCTTGGGATTGCTCCTAGTTGGGATTGTGTCTTCCAGTCCGCTTCCGAGTTGGAGTAATAGGACAACTTTACTGGAGAAGCGATGGGAGAGCCTGTTCTCCCGCTCTGTGCTGGGGATCTCTGGAGAGAGACCGGAGCAAAACTGGGAGAATGACTATTTGCTGGGCATCAAACGAGTGCGGAGGCTGTACTGCAATGTAGGCATCGGGTTTCATCTTCAGGTCCTCCCAGACGGCAAGATAAACGGTGTACATAATGAGAACCAGTACA GTCTCATAGAGATCTCCACTGTGGCCAGAGGAGTGGTTAGCCTGTACGGAGTGAAAAGCGAGCTGTTTGTCGCAATGAATAGCAGAGGAAGGTTGTACGGAACG GCTACCTTTAAAGATGAATGCAAGTTTAAGGAGACCCTGCTGCCAAATAACTACAATGCCTACGAGTCCTCCGTTTACAAGGGATTCTATGTCGCTCTCAGCAAACACGGCCGAGTGAAGCGAGGCAACAAGGCCACCACCGCCATGACGGTCACCCACTTCCTCCCTCGAATATGA
- the rad51ap1 gene encoding RAD51-associated protein 1 isoform X1: MDRPSRNRKAVNYSVFQDDDDEDFACEKPPPKKPRTAVKDLDSERNHKTSASPKEDVDLISSGSRKRTSLDDKLYDRDLEAALTLSLLDTSRTEDGEPTTKTDDRDASQPVQCSPPPVLVHCSADGNHLVGDSHPPSDSPPVLSNCSIDDKSLGLNLISLDASPSSVSKKTEPSEKQRKPPKEKDNKDDEDFQPENIPADSESDADFTEEDESEDETFTVKKKNVVKLKTEKKPPPPVKDKKEKKEKKPTKASKAKSSAPSPAICRSPAAPASGLKKMPNTPPLSKPALCSSPAGGRLAKTCKWNPPGLVGRGPGGSQNTPVKSPGQGLRLGLSRMARVKPLHPNAVN; the protein is encoded by the exons ATGGACCGCCCTTCCAG AAATAGGAAAGCTGTTAACTACTCAGTCTTCCAAGACGATGACG ATGAGGACTTTGCCTGTGAGAAACCTCCTCCCAAAAAACCTCGAACGGCTGTCAAAGACCTTGATTCAGAGAGAAACCACAAGACAAGTGCATCTCCAAAGGAAGATGTTGATCTCATCAGCTCTGGAAGCAGGAAGAG GACGTCTCTGGATGATAAACTTTATGACCGAGATTTGGAGGCAGCTCTAACATTGTCCTTACTGGACACTTCAAGAACAGAAGATGGAGAGCCTACAACCAAAACCG ATGATCGTGATGCATCTCAGCCTGTTCAATGTTCACCACCACCCGTTCTGGTGCACTGCAGTGCTGATGGGAATCATTTag taggtGACAGTCATCCTCCTTCAGACTCTCCTCCTGTGTTGTCAAATTGTAGCATCGATGACAAAAGTTTAG GGCTGAATCTGATCAGTTTAGACGCCTCCCCTTCCAGTGTTTCCAAAAAAACTGAACCCTcagaaaagcagagaaaaccTCCGAAGGAGAAAGACAACAAAGACGATGAGGACTTCCAGCCGGAAAACATACCAG CAGATTCGGAGAGTGATGCAGACTTCACCGAAGAAGATGAGAGTGAAGACGAGACATTCACAGTGAAGAAGAAAAATGTGGTGAAACTAAAGACAGAAAAGAAGCCCCCACCTCCTGTGAAGGACAAGaaggaaaagaaagagaaaaagccAACGAAAGCCTCGAAAGCTAAAAGctcag CTCCCAGCCCAGCGATCTGTCGGAGTCCAGCTGCTCCAGCATCTGGACTGAAGAAGATGCCCAATACTCCACCTCTCTCTAAACCTGCACTCTGCTCCAGTCCTGCAGGGGGCAGACTTGCCAAGACCTGCAAGTGGAATCCCCCTG GTCTGGTTGGTCGTGGTCCCGGTGGGTCCCAGAATACACCTGTGAAGTCTCCTGGACAGGGGCTGCGTTTAGGACTTTCACGTATGGCTCGAGTCAAACCCCTTCACCCTAATGCTGTAAACTAA
- the fgf23 gene encoding fibroblast growth factor 23 translates to MRLNSRAHKLLRTTTSSALHTGFIPITDTLRSVRMRCALSNMHMVQSSVLALWFTALQGFRPADAAPNPSPLLGSNWGNPRRFIHLQTSSDLNNFYLEISLNGHVRKTTNRGSYSVILLKAESRDRLAIFGVKSNRFLCMDAGGTLFTSTVCNKEDCLFHHKLLENHRDVYYSTKNGILLNLDGAKQVFTTGQNVPQSSLFLSEKNTVPLERLQHRERRNRQVNPSDPLNALRNGEESDSRAAQEDDGDLDFEPSEGLNISRETVVSPSDDDPWDLLHDTSPGSPRIAAIVG, encoded by the exons ATGCGTTTAAATAGCCGCGCTCACAAACTTTTACGCACCACAACTTCTTCAGCTCTGCACACTGGTTTTATACCAATAACCGATACTCTGCGCTCTGTGAGGATGCGTTGCGCACTTTCCAACATGCACATGGTGCAGTCCTCCGTCCTTGCGCTGTGGTTCACTGCTCTCCAGGGCTTCAGACCTGCGGATGCTGCCCCCAACCCTTCTCCTCTCCTGGGCTCCAACTGGGGAAACCCGCGGAGATTCATCCACCTTCAGACATCTTCAGACTTGAACAACTTCTACTTGGAGATCAGCCTGAATGGACATGTGCGCAAAACTACAAACCGGGGATCCTACA GTGTCATTTTATTGAAGGCAGAGAGCAGAGACCGTCTGGCAATATTTGGAGTGAAAAGCAACCGATTTCTGTGTATGGACGCAGGGGGGACCCTTTTTACATCT ACGGTCTGCAATAAAGAAGATTGTCTTTTTCACCACAAACTTTTGGAGAACCATCGTGACGTGTACTACTCCACCAAGAATGGTATACTGCTTAACCTCGATGGGGCAAAACAGGTGTTTACAACTGGACAAAACGTCCCTCAGTCATCTCTCTTCTTATCAGAGAAGAACACCGTCCCACTGGAGCGCCTGCAGCACCGGGAGCGGAGAAACCGACAGGTGAACCCGTCAGACCCGCTGAACGCGCTCCGGAACGGAGAGGAGTCCGACTCCAGAGCTGCTCAAGAGGACGATGGAGACTTGGACTTTGAGCCGTCGGAGGGTCTAAACATCTCCAGGGAAACCGTAGTTTCCCCTTCGGACGACGACCCTTGGGACCTTCTTCACGACACGAGCCCCGGCAGTCCCCGGATTGCAGCAATTGTCGGATAG